The following nucleotide sequence is from Trifolium pratense cultivar HEN17-A07 linkage group LG2, ARS_RC_1.1, whole genome shotgun sequence.
ACAATAGTTTCCCTAGCACCTCTatagatgaagaaaaataaaaagtcagTAATTACAGAAAATTAAGATGTACCTCATTAATGACGATTTGGTGTCTGGTGTCTAACATAGTTATTTCAGACATTGCGAGGTGAAGAATAGAAAGCTCTAATATCTTCCCCCCTGGTTCATTCTGGAATGCATCAACAAACAATATGCATATTATGGCCATTAGCAAACaaagtcatatttaataatcaTCACTATAGTAATAATATGCGTGAGTGCAGGCGGGTGCGTGTACGCATGGGATATATAAAACCATAACAGTTACAAGTGGTGGTGGAGCTTGATTGAATATTTTGAAATGGCCAAATaattgagaatatatatataaacatttcaATATCAATACACGAATTGTTTGGCGCTGTAGTGGTCAATTTTTCTGTTTTGTAACCTTGACTTAACACATTAAATATGGCCGATATAGTCATTATAAAGTTTGGACAATCCTCACCTCTTGACCTAACTCAAACTTTTGAGTGAGGTAAAGCATTTACAATATCTATTGGCTCATTATGTTAGGGTTGCAAGGGGGAGATAATAATTAGTCTGCAAAAGCTGTTACATTTCGTGTACCTGCCAACTTGGTGGGATGACTTTGTTAATAGCAGGGACATGACTGTCCCATCTATCCCTAACCGCAACCAATAGTTTCCTAGTAAACCTGCCGATATAACAGTATTAAATTATTAGCTTCCCTCACAATGGTTGGAATAAGATGTCaataaaagcaaaagaaaaagaaaatcacaCACACAAGAGCACTCAAATTTGCAGTGTTTGAGGAAAAATGACAAGCTTTAGCTACAAGTATAAGTCTGATGCATGCATTATATGTAAAGAGATTTACCTCAAAATCAGTCTACTATATACCAGCTTTGGGGGAGCTGCAAGTACTTCTTCTTCTGGAATGCAACAAAACATAACTTGTTACAAAAGGTACAAAAGGAAACTGTAAACTGAGGAGATAATAAATGTTTTACAACCAAGTCAAAAACTTTTCCTAGGCATACAAGTGACAAAGATAATATCTTAAGCTAATGTGGTAAAAAGATAATATCTGATTGGATAACAGTGAAATACGGTTTTAAACAGGGCTGCAAATGACGAgttgggatcctctccattGATCTTGACTCGCAAATGACACACATCAGACTGCATTTGCCGTACTATACTATATCGAAAGTAGTACTATACTATATTGAATACTAAATACTCCATACTAGTTATACTAGTAGTAGTAtaaattagtataaatatacTATAAATTCTGTAGTATAAAGAATGAATCAATTTCTATTCGAATAGATTCATAGTGGATAGAATAATCTGAATATTAGTATACTCGGCGACATGACTACAGTTTCATATGATATAACATTACCCattattgttttaattattaCTACTGATTATTACCAATTGCAGACTCGAGTTGAATGTTCTTTAGAAGTTCATTTGCTTCTTCATTCGTTTGAACAACAACAGGTGGCCCTCCGAAACTCATGTGATTATACTCCAACAATTTGTTATTGTCAAATTCATAGCCAGCCTctataacaaacaaacaaacaaacacattcaattcaattttcaacaCAATAAAAATCATAGCCAATAACCACAACCAAAAGCAATGGTGAGCAATTGCCTCGGCGCTCATTCATCCGTTTTTCAAATAGCCGAATCGGATCCAATCCCTCCAAGCACGACGCATAAATTATAgaccttcaaaaaaaaaaaaaaaaacagttaatCTATGAAATTCAGCACTAGGGAGTTATGGAATTGCAATATTGCAAGGTGCTTACAGAGCAAGTTCTCTAGCGGCTCTAGGACTGCAAAACCGACCGGCTTTATCGACTTTAggaaaagaagatgaagagttATCGGTTATTCCTATAACAGAAGCTTCAACTTTGTCGAGTGCTGGAGTGGAACCACGGAGAGAGCATTTGAGAGAGAAAGGAGATGAAGTAGAGGTGTTAATTTTGGGTTTGAGGAGAAAGTAAGAGTGGTGGTTTAGTAGGGAAGAGGGAAGACAAAAACGGTGGTTGAGTTTGGAAGATGAAGTTGAAGGTGAAGAAGAGAGTTGAAGTAATGCTCCCTCCATTGCAGAAGCAGTAGTGTGAGTGTAAATGGAtaacaataattaattattggATTTGCCAAACGTTCTTAGCTTATATTTTGCCACGGTACCCTTTCACAAACCCTGTGCCATCAACTTTCTCGGTTGTATTGAAAAATGCTGTAATTGTTTTGgtttaaatgcaattttttttgggaCAAGTTTAATAGCAATTTTTTAACTCTCTTATTTTGAGTCTTTgactatattaaattttaattattctattttaaaaattggaaatttttttttggtacatgaagaGGGCAAAagcccaaaagaaaaagaaattaaggaACTAAACACACATTCCTAGACATGCAAGCCCCGAAAAAATCATCAAAGAGGATACTCTGGAGCTCTCTAGGAGGACTCTCCAAAGATATTACATCAAAAAAACTATGTGCTAAACTATGATTAGCTAGCCAATCAACGTTTCTGTTGCCTTCTCGCCGCGTATGCTTAAACTGGATGTGTCAATCTAAGTTTATGAGCTCCTGAATTCTACGGATCAATATGGGGGTGACCCATTAAAATTGCATCTCCTTGTAATCAATTTTGGGTCAATTTTAGCCTTGTTATTTTGTGTCAATTTTGGGTTTAACccattgtttaaaaaaatatattgtaatataaaaaaaatacaataatattataaaaataaataaatatacatttatttatatgtatatacgaaaaataagtaaaataagtTAACCCCCttacactcgttagcaagaccctttatCATTTATCATCGTGTTAACCCTCTCGTTCTTCAATGATAGAGTTGAGTTCTTCCTACAGTAAAGTTTGATTggaaaataagtaaaatttgattaataattatttttcaaaaaaattaacccCGAGTTCTCTTAAACAATCAATCTTTATGATTACTCATTAACTAATTGAGGCCGATCACTTAGTTCTCGTTTAGATaaattttttgacattttttgccCATTGAATTGAGATTTGCGAAATGTGTACTCCCTCTAGtcactattataaacaaaaaaaatattttttaacttcATTGAAAAACTGTCGTACGTGACCACTGTTAtggatcaaatacatcaatttttcaattaacagttttttttttccttcttagactatgtttggattggtggtacaaAATGGAATAGAGCGGAATGGAACATAATAGAATGGAGTGGAACGGAGCGGAATGGAGTAAATATACCATTCCATtgtttgaatatattttataaatattcattccaTTGCATACACCCTAATTTGAAgggaaaagaaaattagaagattgGATGGTATGAGATGGAATGAGTTCCATTGTGTTCCGTTCCACTTCATTCATTTtttgcaaatccaaacaatggaacttagTTAattaccactccattccattccattattTACCACCAATCCAATCATAGCCTTACTGCCGGGAGAGATTACAGTAACTATTTTCCTTAACTTCAAATTTTTATCGACATGAAAATCTAATGACAAAATTGGAACGGGTTTagtgatgatgttgatgaatGACACAATTCTGAAATCAATCTAATTTCATTTCACGAGTCAGTAGCAGTCGCTGGTCAGTACTGTCCGGAACGTGACGCCTGCCTGGGTCGCTATCTCCCGACTACACTTCCTTCATTTCCTTCCCACAAATAAACACAACTTCAATCAATTTctacactctctctctctctcactcaccATTTTACCTCGATCTAACAATCAATCAACATGGAGCTACGGCTTCAAATCTTTCTCATTTCTCTGCTCCTCGTCTTACTCCTcccattttcttcttcatcaaaacCCAAAGACCCACTCCTCGGAATCGCACCTCAAGGTTCAACTCGCTGATACGATTTATTTaagcattattattattattattattattattattattattattattatttttaatctaaattatttattactgGTTGGTTATTGTCGCAGATGAAAAATATTTCAAGTCTTCCGATGTAATTAAATGTAAAGATGGATCCGCAAATTTCAACAAAGATCAGCTCAATGACGATTTCTGTGACTGCCCCGATGGCACCGATGAGCCtggtttcattttttttctctgttttttgttgttgattgattttgtttgtttcGAATTGGATCATTGATTTTTATgagatttttgttattttaggtaCATCTGCATGTCCGAGTGGGAAATTTTATTGTCGAAATGCTGGGCATTCCCCTGTGTATCTGTTTTCATCTAGAGTGAATGATGGAATTTGCGGTGAGCTTAATGTGTTTTGTCAATTGCATGTATAATTCAATCTGTTAGGCTTAGAGTTAGTGATTTAGCTAGGGTTTTAAATAGTGGTAATGGTTGCGATCGTGTCTAGCGGTCAAGGTCAAATGCAACTGAGGCGGTTGCGCAGCAGTTTCAACAACATAAAAACCGTTATGTCACGATCAATATTTGATATAGTTATAGTTATGCATATTGGACAGATATAGTTATGAATGGCTGTCGACTGAGGGAATACATATAGACTTAGAAGTTGTCTAAACACTGAATATGCTTTTATTTGTTACTTTTGCCATTTATTTTGGTATAGAAACTGAACATATTTGGATCTGGTGCAGTTGACGTTCTGTCTTGTTATTCTCATTGGCAATGTTAGAGTATTCTATCATGTAAATATATGGGTAATAAGTAGTGGAGAGGCCTATGTTGAAAAGTTAGCACTTGATCTAGAAGCCAATTTTCTATGTTGTTTTTTTCATTGCAAAAAGTTATCTGTTTATTGTATTATGTTCAAGATTGTTTTAGCTCCATATCTTTTGAGTCATCACAGTGTAACAAGTATGACCAGCGTCTTATGTTGTGATCCGTCACACATTATTCATTTCTTTAACTGCTCAAAAGCATTATTATTCTATGAAGTAAACGCATTGTGAGTGATATAAAAATCATCGATACCCAATTAACTGCTAGCCTGTAGTTTGGGCTGTTTCTAGACTTTTTAGTTCCATTAGTTCTGAAGTTATTTACTTCACTTTCCTGCTGTTATATGTAGATTGCTGTGATGGAAGTGATGAATATGATGGTAAAGCAAAGTGCCCAAATACCTGCTGGGAGGCTGGGAAAGTTGCTCGAGATAAGCTGAAAAAAAAGATTGCCACATATCAAGAGGGTGTCAAAGTGAGAAAGCAAGCAATTGAACAAGCACATTTAGCTCTGGAGAAGGATGCGGCGGAGCTTTCGaaattgaaaaaagaagaaagtatACTTAAAGGGGTTGTGAAACAGCTAAAGggtatcatttttttattctatcCTTTTCTCATAATTTTGTACTTAAGGATGTATAAACTGCcttaattttgtattaaaagatagtcaaaaaaataatgatcAATAGATCTTCCATACTgagacaaaattgaaaaatgcTAATGACTAATTTAAAAATGCTATATGCTATAATAGGTCTATTTTGCATTGTTAAGATCAAGTGAATGTATCAGGAAGTCCGATTAGGAATGCAGGAATGTAGTTATTGTTATGTTTGGTTTGAAGTGCTAGATTAGGCGCCTTTATTCGTTTAGCAAAAAACCTTAAAATGTATGGAAGGGCATAAGGTGCCTGAAATATTCTGAACCAACTGTTTAATTACACATATGCCCACACCCAACTATTTTCAATTGGTGAACCACATGCGACAAAATGATACTACTATTATCACCCACTGTTTTAACAACGGGGACAACACTTTCCTTGTTTTGAAAAGCAAGATCACATAACATATTTGACCGCGAAATTACAGGTTCTAGGTATGTCATAAAGGATGTGAGTGAACTTTTGGTTTGGgtaatatatatatcttttaagGTTTGTCATAGCAATTTTCTATCCtatcaatgaatttttttctctaaCAAACTCCTTTTGTCTCCATTGCAGATCATAAAGAACAAATAGACAAGGCAGAGGAGAAGGAGCGCTTACAgaaggaaaaagaagagaagCAGAAGAAGGAGGCTGAGGAGAAGGAGAAGgctaatgaaaaaaataataaagccGATGAAGAAGATACAGGACTTGAAAATGAAGCTGAAAAGCATTCACACATTGAAGACGATTCTGCGGCAAGCAACCATGAGAAAATTGAAGTTCAAGAGGATTCTCCGGTTTATCAGGTTTGATTGTATCAGCCATTTAAATTATAACTTGACTGTATAACCAGAATAAGCCTTATTGAAGTGTTTTGTTCTAAACTTTTAACGCATTAACAATCTGGAATCTGGCATTCAGCTAATATGAAGTGACCCTATGTATATATGATTTTCCTGATCTTTTATTAACCCCCTAGGAGTTAGGAGGTTTACTATGTTAAAACCGTACCTATTTAAACATGCAAGTATGCTATTAGAAGAAAGTGCAATTTTTTGCTATTTTTCTCGTACTTGCAAATGTAGATAGAAAATTAACTGTTTTCCACCCATCCATCAGTGGCACTGGAGCAGATTACTTCCCTTCTTGACTCTGTTCCTTAGCttttagtgtgtgtgtgtgtgtgtgtgtgtgtgattgtGTTCACTACTCAACTATGCAGTCAGTGGTTTAATTCATCTATTTAATATTGAAAACTTTCTTATAGGATGAACCTGAGGAAAAGTTAGCAGACACTCTTGATAATTTTGTTGACGCCACTGATACCCCTGGAAGTGAAGGATCCTTGCTTAATAAAGCGGAAGAGGTGAATAAAATTCGTGGATTGTAATTTTTATTCTCTTCTGAATTATTGTTATTGATGTGGCATTCCCTGCCATTTGCATTCATTAGCTATACTTcctcaacattttttttacctGATTTTTCCTGAATGTAGAATGCAAAAGAATCTGAGAGAGGACCTGCTGTTGAATCTGAAACTGATTTGAGGACTGGAAAGCCAGAGTCTTCTGAAGAAGTCGTTAATAAGGTATGTGCATAGTTCATAAACTCATAGCTTGACTGGAAATTACTTTTATTCTCTTGTCTCATAGCTACTCGTTCAATTGATTTAGACTACTTGATCCACCTAATCAACAGATATTAGGTCATAATGATATACTGGTAGGCACTTCTATTTTTGTCAGTTGTTGTCTCATAACTTCCCCAAGGAAAGTCAGTTTTGTGGCAATATACAACACTCAGTCATATGGTAAAAAACGAGATGAAGTAGACACAGTGAATGGTCTCATACGAAATCATTTTATTGTCAAAACAGTTGCACATGATGATTTTTCTGGTATTTTTCTTAGCCAATAATTATGATATCTAGGATACAACTTCAGTGATTCTAGAATACTTCTTGTGGAAAATTGTGTCACTACCTTCGATTTTCAGATTTGGATGTAAGGAAACACTGGGGTTTGTTCTTTCAGATTTGAACATATTGCAGtttcaaaatgaaaatgaattgtTGACATATGAAACAATACCCCTCTTGTGGTGTTTCTAATCCTCTGAAATGACAAAGTTGGATATTATCAtgcttttcttttcaaaaaacttATGCTATTTTGCTTaacttattttatgttttatatgGTTATGTAACATTGCAATTACTGGCATTAAACCCCTTTTCATTGGGGTTTGCTCTGATTGTTTTAATATTCGTGTTCTGCAATTTGTTTTTGGCCAAACTGTATTATTTTAGGGCATGAGGCACGACATTATCTTCTTTTGTATGTATTTCAAGGCATTGATCAGCTTTTGATTCTTCCTGGCTTTGTCTTTATGTGTATTATAGTATAACCTACAATGGATGCATGATGCGACGTCAAAAATTAAGCCTTATCCTGTTATACATGTTACACCTACAACAAAGATATCCCCAAAGTTGAATAACTTGTGAGCAGAAAGAACATATCATGAAAGTATCCGTCTTCCTTCATGGAAAATTACCATTGTGTGTGTTAGGAACCAAGTAATTGAATTCAAagaaaataactattttattgaaaaatagatTAAGAAAGAATAAAAGATAGAGAAAGAACACGAGAGAAATATCTCCTCCAAGGGTTTCCTCTTCTACACTAGAGTTACTACTCTATTCACAAAAGTTTACAAATCTGAATGAATCTCCTCCTCTATCCATGTATTCTCCTATTTACACATGAAGCTCTTCTAACTATTCAATTAACTATCTGACTAACTTGTCTAACTATTTACTCACTATCTAAAGTTAAAGAGtctattttttgaaagaaaaaaaaaagttactcaCTATCCTATACTGTTGCTAACTCCTCCTTATCCCATATCATCATAACAAACTCCTCAATGTCCTCATTATCCTATATTGTTACTAAATCTTCCTTATCCCATATCATAACAAACTCCTCTCACTGTGTGCTATATCCAAAGTCCTAACAGTGTATTTGTGTataaatttaaaacataattaggcaaaatgtaattttttaaattaaattccgattaaaaataaataacaatcaCAAGTTCACAGtaaaaaaatactccctccgtgacactttataagcaaaTCTCACCTTTCTAGGTTCATTGCATAATAATGTATCTGGACTTTATTAAAGTCCcgatacattaattatgcaatgaatctagaaacgtgaaatttgcttataaaatgtcacggagggagtacataaATAAAGGTCATACAATACAACCCTATTAGCCCACGGCCAACAGAGCCAAAACAAATCACAAATAAATACAGCACTCAAACACAACAACAGAGTCGGTTTCCATACCCTACCCACACCCAACCACTTGAAAAAAGGGCCACTCACAGATCACAGCACCCAAAGAATACCAATTAAAATGTTTTAGCGCTCAAAGATGCAAAGTCAAGGTGTCTGACACACCAAGCTTTTACTTGAAGCACCACAAATCCACTGCACCAAGGTTTCAGGTAGCAGGGCAATGTTGCATGACCACTTGCAGATCTCACAGCAACAAAATAGAGTAATAGTCTCAGGTCTATTAGGTTTTTCAGATTATGGATTTTGATTACTGGATAATGTGCTGGGGATAGGCTTTTGAATTGATTACCTGCTCCACCAACTGGAAAATGGGGACCAAAACAATGTTGCAGTATCTCTCGTTCCTAGAGATTCCATTAGCTGGCACAATCCCACCTAATCCTACCAAATTGAATTCATTGGTAGGAACAGGGTTGTTCAGCCACCAAACAATCTTGGAAACATTGAatattcttctttcttttcttcctcCTCATTACCTAAACCTTATACTCATCATCAGCAGTTGGAATTGTTTAACATTTACAGTAAGCAGCAATGGGATTAAAATCGTCCCTTTTTCCAATTTCCCATTTCCTATGAAATGAATAATTTAAATCAACATTTACAATCACATAAAAGGTTCCAATTAAGATAAATTCAGCAACTCACCTCTATGAAACACCAAAGTCCTTTCTAGTTTTAATGGATAGCTTTTGCCGAGCAACCTTGAGAGATGTGACATTCAATCATAAGCTGTCTCAATTTAACTTAAAAGGTTATCCACATTTTCTTCGTCTTCGAACATCTTTAACTGCCTCATTCACCCTTTGAGTTGATGAACTGGTAGACTGCTCAAAGTTATGTATGAATGTATGATAGTTAAGTTCAGAAATATTTTCACAATTTTCCTCCACTTTTCTCAtctgtttttcttttctctttgtgGGTTTATATATTTAGGGGGAAGATGTATCTGATAATACTGATGGATTATCAAAGGAAGAATTGGGCAGGCTTGTTGCTTCTCGTTGGACAGGAGAAGATGTTGGTAAGAAAAGTCCTGAAGCTGACACTGCATTAGACAATGAAGATCAGGAAGATACTTCACATGGGACAAATATAGAAGAGAATGAAGGATATGCTTCTGACACTGACGATGACAACCAAAAATATGATGAAGATGTAAATGATGAAGATGTAAATGATGATGAATTTCAAGAGGATGAGCACGACGACCTTAGTTCCTCTTACAAACCTGACGATGAGACTGAAACAGACTTTTCAGGTTTGTTATAGATATTAATGCAAATGATTATCAAAGTGTGGTATATAATGTACTTGTGTTTAAAGTAATTCAAATGAACTCAGATGTTAGCACAACAGAAGATCCTTCTTGGTTAGAGAAAATACAGAAATCTGTATGGAATATGTTTCAAGCCGTTAATATATTCCAGACACCAGTGAACCAGTCAGGTACACATTTAACATTCCATTACCCATATTTTTTGTCCAGGTAGATATAACTTACGCCTTTCTCTTTGGCCTCTTTAGATGCTGCTCGTATACGCAAGGAATACGACGAATCAAGTaccaagttgtctaaaatacagTCTAAAATATCAAGCCTAACACAAAAgcaaaaacttgattttggttAGTATGGCACTGGTAACATTTGTCACTCTTAGGATTTGTATTGTAGAGGTATTAGTTATGGAATTCGCTTGAGTAAACTGAAGAAAAACTTCAATACTACAGGTCCAGCAAAGgagttttattcattttatgaTCGTTGCTTTGAGAGCAAGCAGAACAAGTTACATTTTTTCTCCCTTAGCTGTTTACTTTCTGTTGTATTTGGCATTTTTGTAAATCTGAAAGTTAGATAGTCCTCTCCTGTTCATCTCACTTTCTGGGATGGTAATTTTGGTTCAGGTACATTTACAAAGTCTGCCCCTATAAGCAGGCTACTCAGGAGGAGGGCCATTCCACCACCCGTTTGGGGTAAGGCTTTGGTAACTAGTTGATAAATTTTATCAGACCGCTTTTCTCCAGTTCAAACGAATTCAAGCATCCGTTGGTGAAAACAAATAGTTTTATATTCCCTGTAAAAGagacaaaaataatttagttttgTTTTCACAGTCGCTGGGACAAATTTGAGGATTCATACAAAGTAATGGTGTTTTCTAATGGTGATAAATGCTGGAACGGTCCTGATAGGAGTTTGAAGGTATATAcgtatttgaattttaaaaagtaTGTGTCATTTCTTTCAGTTTTGAGAGGACTATATTGGATCTTTTCATTCTAAAACAATTAGATTCAATTATACTCAAATGTTACTTACAAGACTATTCTGTGTATTCATTCTAAAGTAATTATATTCATTTAGATTAGATGCAAAAGTGTTTGTTAAAATACAGTATAAATTCCATGTTTTTCCTTCAAAGTTAAGAGTGTATTAATAGGCTTAGTAGTTCATCTTGGGTTTTAGACATGCTTTGAGTGAGTTATAGTTGGGGAACCTTTTGCAACAGTGGGCAAGTTCAATTTCAGTTTCCTTGCATTTCTCATAAAAATAATCGTAAGTAATCATTTCAGTTTCCTTACATATCTCAAGATTATATTACCATTTTTACTTTCTTAACCATTGCCCTGAGgtcactgtttagcattttcctaattaTTACTAGTCTGTGGAGTTTCTCATGGAATTTAAAACTTGAAAGGTGGGTCAGATTTGTGGACCGTATGTAATTAATGGCTGTTTATTGAACAGGTCAAACTTAAATGCGGGTTGACAAATGAGATTACCGATGTGGATGAACCAAGCCGCTGCGAGTAGggattgttatttatttactctGCTCCTTTCACCACTTCTCTTcctttttatcaaatttttctaTGTTGATGCTTTCCCCTTTTCTCACTGCTGTCTCATGGGCCTCATGGCAGGTACGTAGCTTTATTAGCTACCCCAGCCCTTTGTCAGGAAGAAAAGCTGAAGGTACTTAAATTGATTATTACATGATAACTAATATTGTCCTTACCTTAATATGGTATTAATGGTGACTGGAATGTGACAGGAGTTACAACACAAGCTAGACTTACTGAATTCAGAACAACCAGAAAGCCATGATGAGTTGTGAAAACCCAGATGAATTTTAACTGGTAAGTTTACTGGCATTTGATTCCTTTTCTTTGGAGATTTGAGTCCCAAGATGATCAATTTTTACTTTGAACAGCTAGTGAGAAGATCATGCAGCAACTGAAGAAATGGCTCCCTTAAGTTTGGTATACTAGAGCTTACAGAAATTTGATATTGGTTGGGGTTAAGGAGGGGCTAGGACTAGGAACGGGCTGGGAATCCTTATGGCTCTTCCAGTTTGGCAACATTCTGACATGACCAATTCCTTAgaacatttttcttatattaaaatcACAATTACTACTTGGTCTGTGGCTCTCCTTCAGATTGTCCATTCCAATTTCGGGATTGATCTTTATACGATGCAAAATACTAGGCGGCCAGAGATTCTAAAACTGAATTTTTGTTAGAAATGAGTTGACACCATTATTAATTTTAGATGGAAAAGTGGTTTGAACAACCATCTTATAACGTTCTTGTGTGATTCAtagtttttttcaaattttggttGCATGGATTCAGGAAGGAgattttcatattttgtttgTGTGGCTCATGAAGGGGTTAAAATTATTCTGCTGAAAAGAGTTAAATACCAAGTTTTATGAGTTTTTGGCATTTCTAAAATGATAAATGTGGTGATGAATTTTGGTAGTATGTTATTACTAGATGTTTTGAGTTCGATTCTCAAcccattgtaaaaaaaaatgataaatatgatAAATTCATTTTAAAGTGTAAAGTGAGCAATAACAATtacttttaaatatattattctatttttttatgaaaataataaattaatggtTGATATTATGGGTCCGTTTGTTTTAACATTTACAATGGAATCAATGAGGATCGAACTTTGAACCTTgtgcatactactcaaatcacTCACTACTCGATTAAATCTAGTGGCTTTCAAGGACTTCCCGAtgataacttaattaaaattagtaaaagttattttacattttatctttttataaattaaaagagtgaCTTTGTAAttctataatttaaatatttatgttaGAGATTTTAAATAGCTttttattttagacaatttttttttttttgacttaaggGGTAGTGATCTTCTCGATTTTTATCGTaacaacaaatcaaacaatttaAGTTTGATcaattcaaatcaaacacattGATACCGTggtcttagtttttttttttgtttgctacCGTGGTCTTAGTTGACAAAGGaaacaatataaataatattttttgtcgCTCAATCCATTTTTTCGCGTCctctataaatttattaaaatatttctgCGGACTATTCAGTAGCGGATATTCCCAAAAATATcatactaaattttatttttataatatccacaaagataaaaataaaaacgcgTAGGACGTACAATAAGTATATAAGACGATAAAAGAAAATGTCAACGATATTCGGTGAATGAAACATGAAGCTCGGGGACAAACTTGCTCTCTCTCACTAATTATTATACCGAAAACTGTATTTTAATCTtgatttgtgtcaaaaaaatcttaatcttgatatgacatgtcactttattttctttttcttttatagtaAGATGAGTAACACCCACAGGCCACAATAGTGAGATGAGTAACACCCACAAACAAGAGGACAAATCGAGAGGGTGGGCTCAAGTCGCCAACACCCAACCCGTATTCCC
It contains:
- the LOC123907144 gene encoding glucosidase 2 subunit beta, with protein sequence MELRLQIFLISLLLVLLLPFSSSSKPKDPLLGIAPQDEKYFKSSDVIKCKDGSANFNKDQLNDDFCDCPDGTDEPGTSACPSGKFYCRNAGHSPVYLFSSRVNDGICDCCDGSDEYDGKAKCPNTCWEAGKVARDKLKKKIATYQEGVKVRKQAIEQAHLALEKDAAELSKLKKEESILKGVVKQLKDHKEQIDKAEEKERLQKEKEEKQKKEAEEKEKANEKNNKADEEDTGLENEAEKHSHIEDDSAASNHEKIEVQEDSPVYQDEPEEKLADTLDNFVDATDTPGSEGSLLNKAEENAKESERGPAVESETDLRTGKPESSEEVVNKGEDVSDNTDGLSKEELGRLVASRWTGEDVGKKSPEADTALDNEDQEDTSHGTNIEENEGYASDTDDDNQKYDEDVNDEDVNDDEFQEDEHDDLSSSYKPDDETETDFSDVSTTEDPSWLEKIQKSVWNMFQAVNIFQTPVNQSDAARIRKEYDESSTKLSKIQSKISSLTQKQKLDFGPAKEFYSFYDRCFESKQNKYIYKVCPYKQATQEEGHSTTRLGRWDKFEDSYKVMVFSNGDKCWNGPDRSLKVKLKCGLTNEITDVDEPSRCEYVALLATPALCQEEKLKELQHKLDLLNSEQPESHDEL
- the LOC123910003 gene encoding uncharacterized protein LOC123910003, with product MEGALLQLSSSPSTSSSKLNHRFCLPSSLLNHHSYFLLKPKINTSTSSPFSLKCSLRGSTPALDKVEASVIGITDNSSSSFPKVDKAGRFCSPRAARELALSIIYASCLEGLDPIRLFEKRMNERREAGYEFDNNKLLEYNHMSFGGPPVVVQTNEEANELLKNIQLESAIEEEVLAAPPKLVYSRLILRFTRKLLVAVRDRWDSHVPAINKVIPPSWQNEPGGKILELSILHLAMSEITMLDTRHQIVINEAVDLAKRFCDGAAPRIINGCLRSFYRDLELEASNKRV